Proteins encoded within one genomic window of Bremerella alba:
- a CDS encoding YcxB family protein has protein sequence MMLMEVTYENKPDDIAAILHGLPWADRLRDYRHTLKVLLAVWPLAVLFVILSEWFLLACLLGVVVVCALLLSILYWRAWASIGKTAKVIPGPQTLRLWDDYLELTAERGGSRRSWNKVPRVQNMPEHVVIYIQKMRAYVIPKRYFSTPEQAEAFATKAQSLRTQGIETQSPLIDWEAFRSDMQLDQFRLIEHLKWDPNPELYARLITLGINADGKNMVPTIWGLIKQLILPIILTLLLIVLRYQVGINTDVFYYLLLIMTSTFLLVFGLQWHSHVQFLKELLVQQDVTRPDEAWFYEEGIATLTEEGVGFSRWSILDQVTDDWEAIVIYDTMPYIYLAIPKTALPDPEKQSALFERLKQCTDIAHDREEEIVLAEVTDNPFQSPRT, from the coding sequence ATGATGCTCATGGAAGTTACCTACGAAAATAAGCCGGATGATATCGCCGCTATTTTACATGGATTGCCTTGGGCAGATCGTCTGAGAGATTACCGGCACACGCTCAAAGTTCTGCTGGCCGTTTGGCCGCTCGCGGTGCTCTTCGTGATCTTGAGCGAGTGGTTTCTTCTGGCTTGCCTGCTGGGAGTGGTCGTCGTTTGTGCGCTGCTGTTATCGATTCTCTACTGGCGTGCCTGGGCGAGCATCGGCAAGACTGCCAAGGTCATCCCTGGTCCGCAAACGTTGCGACTCTGGGATGACTACCTGGAATTGACGGCCGAGCGTGGCGGGTCGCGGCGAAGCTGGAACAAGGTTCCTCGTGTGCAGAACATGCCGGAACATGTCGTGATCTACATCCAAAAGATGCGAGCGTATGTTATTCCCAAGCGTTACTTTTCGACGCCCGAACAGGCAGAAGCATTCGCGACCAAAGCGCAGTCACTCAGAACCCAAGGCATCGAAACCCAGTCCCCGCTGATTGACTGGGAAGCATTTCGTAGCGACATGCAACTCGATCAATTTCGCTTGATTGAGCACCTGAAATGGGACCCCAATCCCGAGCTATACGCGCGTTTGATCACCCTGGGAATCAATGCGGATGGAAAGAACATGGTGCCCACAATCTGGGGGCTTATCAAGCAACTTATTTTGCCGATCATTTTGACCCTGCTCCTGATCGTGCTTCGCTATCAAGTGGGAATCAACACCGACGTTTTCTACTATTTGCTACTGATAATGACGTCGACGTTTCTCTTGGTTTTCGGGCTACAGTGGCATAGTCACGTTCAATTCCTGAAAGAACTGTTGGTGCAGCAGGATGTAACTCGGCCCGATGAAGCCTGGTTTTACGAAGAGGGAATCGCCACGCTTACCGAAGAAGGGGTCGGCTTTAGCCGCTGGAGCATATTGGATCAGGTAACCGATGATTGGGAAGCCATCGTGATCTACGACACCATGCCTTATATCTATCTGGCAATTCCTAAAACAGCGTTACCCGACCCGGAGAAACAATCGGCCCTGTTCGAGCGTTTGAAACAGTGCACCGATATCGCGCACGATCGCGAAGAAGAAATTGTCTTAGCGGAAGTCACAGACAATCCGTTTCAATCGCCTAGAACTTAA
- a CDS encoding peroxidase family protein: MDGTGNNLIDPTLGSAETEFIRIVEADYADGISEASGEDRPSAREVSNNIVAQSTSETNDRFLTDFVWQWGQFLDHDLTLTGEVEPEESLSIDVPTGDIYFDPTGTGTASIAFSRSDYDPTTGTSVDNPREQINSITAFIDGSMIYGSDDSLAAALRTFEGGQLKTSEGDLLPTEGDVYEGAEDSIFFVAGDVRANEQVGLTAMHTLFLREHNRLADEIAAANPGLTDEEIYQQARAIVIAEIQAITFNEFLPALLGSNTIPAYEGYDPTIDPSIANEFATAAYRFGHTMLSGEILRLNDDGTVADEGSLSLREMFFNPQEIVDNGIDSLLLGLASQQAQEIDNMLVDDVRNFLFGSPGAGGFDLASLNIQRGRDHGLADYNTTRVAYGLDLVSSFDEISSDSEVVAALAATYDSVDDIDLWVGGLAEDHATGASMGELFQTVLVDQFTRLRDGDRFWYQNVFTGRQLEAIEQTSLSDIIARNTDITTLQENVFFDASVWIHDAAENPSEVTWITGTGDEVTIQETNRKETASETKLGTDVGQVQVLGEDLQRDVFVLDLSQLESTMEGGFVVQGQEGSGDVLVLAMGAGTDSIVIGEDSIQWNDQLIAYSGIERIVIFSDDPNDSVEVEAGVDVRVDTLTEEAPTTSRELLEELDRRDQGRDRNDGPRRGEEPGRRDEDRRRREEDSRRREDNFRRAVDRIVADFR; the protein is encoded by the coding sequence ATCGACGGTACTGGAAATAATCTAATCGATCCTACGCTCGGAAGTGCCGAGACAGAGTTCATACGTATAGTTGAGGCTGACTACGCCGATGGAATTTCCGAGGCGTCCGGAGAAGATCGCCCAAGTGCCCGGGAGGTAAGCAACAACATTGTTGCCCAGTCGACTTCAGAGACGAACGATCGTTTTCTGACCGACTTTGTTTGGCAATGGGGGCAATTTCTGGATCATGATCTCACCTTGACCGGTGAAGTCGAGCCCGAAGAATCGTTGTCAATCGACGTGCCCACCGGAGATATTTATTTTGATCCGACCGGTACCGGAACGGCGAGTATTGCTTTCAGCCGCAGCGATTATGACCCAACCACCGGCACCTCAGTAGATAATCCTCGCGAACAGATCAACTCGATCACGGCATTCATCGACGGTTCGATGATTTACGGTTCCGACGATTCTTTAGCGGCTGCGCTGCGAACGTTTGAAGGAGGGCAGCTCAAGACAAGCGAAGGAGACTTGCTGCCAACCGAAGGAGATGTCTATGAGGGGGCGGAAGACTCCATCTTCTTCGTAGCCGGGGATGTCCGAGCTAACGAACAAGTCGGTTTGACTGCAATGCACACGCTCTTTCTGCGCGAGCATAATCGCTTGGCTGACGAAATCGCAGCTGCAAACCCTGGTCTGACGGATGAAGAAATTTATCAACAGGCCCGGGCGATTGTCATCGCGGAGATTCAAGCGATCACCTTCAATGAATTTCTGCCGGCGCTGCTTGGTTCTAATACGATTCCTGCTTACGAAGGCTATGATCCGACGATCGACCCCAGTATTGCCAATGAATTTGCCACCGCAGCCTATCGGTTTGGGCATACCATGTTGTCTGGCGAGATACTACGACTTAATGACGATGGAACCGTAGCCGACGAAGGATCGCTTTCACTCCGAGAGATGTTCTTCAATCCGCAAGAGATTGTCGACAACGGAATCGATTCGCTACTGCTGGGACTCGCATCTCAGCAAGCCCAGGAAATCGATAACATGTTGGTCGACGACGTCCGTAACTTTCTGTTCGGCTCTCCAGGGGCAGGCGGATTCGATTTGGCTTCGCTCAATATTCAGCGAGGCCGTGATCACGGTTTGGCAGACTATAACACCACCCGCGTTGCATACGGATTAGATCTGGTTAGCTCATTCGACGAAATTTCGTCCGACTCGGAAGTGGTTGCTGCCCTAGCGGCAACCTATGACTCCGTCGACGATATCGACTTATGGGTCGGTGGGCTGGCAGAAGATCATGCGACGGGCGCCAGCATGGGGGAACTCTTCCAGACCGTCTTGGTCGACCAGTTCACACGCTTGCGCGACGGAGACCGATTCTGGTATCAGAACGTATTCACGGGACGCCAGTTGGAGGCAATTGAGCAGACTTCGCTTAGCGATATCATTGCTCGAAACACCGACATCACGACGCTCCAGGAGAACGTCTTTTTTGATGCCTCGGTGTGGATTCATGATGCTGCAGAGAACCCATCGGAAGTGACCTGGATCACCGGCACCGGGGACGAAGTCACGATTCAAGAGACCAATCGAAAAGAGACTGCCAGCGAGACCAAACTTGGCACCGACGTCGGCCAGGTTCAAGTCCTTGGCGAGGATCTGCAGCGTGACGTATTCGTCCTCGACTTGAGTCAGCTTGAGTCGACGATGGAGGGAGGTTTCGTTGTTCAAGGACAAGAAGGTAGTGGAGATGTCTTGGTCTTGGCCATGGGGGCAGGTACCGACTCGATTGTAATCGGCGAAGATTCAATCCAGTGGAACGATCAATTGATTGCCTATAGCGGCATCGAACGTATCGTGATCTTTTCTGATGATCCCAATGACTCGGTGGAAGTAGAGGCTGGTGTCGATGTCCGTGTCGATACATTGACCGAAGAAGCTCCGACAACGAGTCGAGAACTGCTTGAAGAACTCGATCGTCGTGATCAGGGACGCGACCGAAACGATGGACCGCGACGTGGTGAAGAGCCTGGACGCCGCGATGAGGATCGTCGTCGACGCGAGGAAGACTCGCGGCGGAGAGAAGACAACTTCCGCCGTGCCGTCGATCGTATCGTGGCCGATTTCAGGTAG
- a CDS encoding biotin/lipoyl-containing protein, producing the protein MLREDLQPLILPELGLTDILVRTSLWLVPRGSFVREGDRVVEVLAGEVTFDVVSPASGVLCEQHTEEDDIVSEGQILGHIRVGA; encoded by the coding sequence ATGCTACGCGAAGACTTACAACCGCTGATTTTGCCGGAACTTGGATTAACCGATATCCTGGTTCGTACCAGTTTGTGGCTCGTGCCTCGCGGTTCGTTCGTACGCGAAGGAGATCGCGTGGTTGAAGTGCTTGCCGGAGAGGTGACCTTCGATGTCGTTTCTCCTGCCTCAGGTGTTCTTTGTGAGCAACACACCGAAGAAGACGATATCGTCAGTGAAGGTCAAATATTGGGGCATATTCGCGTGGGTGCGTAA
- the rpiB gene encoding ribose 5-phosphate isomerase B: MKIAIASDHAGYHYKTIIIEHLQSLGHEVVDFGTDSAESCDYPDFIIPAAKAVSAGQCERGIVLGGSGNGEAIAANRIHGIRCALTWNVETAKLGRQHNQANMISIGERMTAEGDVLKIVDAWLATEFEGGRHQRRIEKIDTLSQN, from the coding sequence ATGAAGATCGCCATCGCTTCGGACCACGCTGGGTATCACTACAAGACCATCATCATCGAGCATCTCCAATCGCTCGGGCACGAGGTGGTCGATTTTGGGACGGACTCGGCCGAGTCATGTGACTACCCCGACTTTATCATTCCCGCGGCGAAAGCCGTTTCGGCGGGGCAGTGCGAGCGTGGAATCGTACTGGGTGGCTCCGGAAATGGAGAAGCAATCGCCGCAAATCGAATCCACGGCATTCGTTGCGCTCTGACATGGAATGTCGAAACGGCAAAGCTTGGTCGTCAACATAACCAAGCGAACATGATTTCCATCGGCGAAAGAATGACCGCCGAAGGAGATGTGCTGAAGATCGTCGACGCCTGGCTGGCAACCGAATTCGAGGGTGGTCGTCACCAGCGTCGTATCGAGAAGATCGATACGCTTTCGCAGAACTAG
- a CDS encoding glycosyltransferase family 2 protein, producing MKQRDKSLIALPVYNEASTIHAVLDQVVGYGHPVLVVNDGSTDDTLELLRQRDDIIVVTHEKNSGYGAALLTAFRYADDHQFDIVVTMDCDGQHEPQLIPKFIKACRSVDIVSGSRYLKQFEGQSEPPAQRLFINRRVTSELNRLLGFQLTDSFCGFKAYRVEAVKKLDVTETGYAMPLELWVEAAKAGLNIVELPVPLIYLDENRSFGGALDDGSTRLNYYHFVLDRSLARSGMTSTGAQTMASC from the coding sequence ATGAAACAACGCGATAAGTCACTCATCGCCCTGCCGGTCTACAATGAAGCGAGCACCATCCATGCGGTTTTGGATCAGGTTGTCGGCTATGGGCATCCCGTGCTTGTGGTCAACGATGGTTCGACGGATGACACGTTGGAACTTCTTCGGCAACGCGATGACATCATTGTCGTAACGCATGAGAAGAACTCCGGCTACGGAGCCGCCCTGCTCACCGCGTTTCGATATGCGGACGATCACCAGTTCGATATCGTCGTTACGATGGACTGTGACGGTCAGCACGAGCCGCAGTTGATTCCGAAGTTCATCAAGGCATGTCGCTCGGTCGATATCGTGTCTGGTAGCCGATATCTCAAGCAATTCGAGGGACAGAGCGAGCCGCCGGCCCAGCGGCTATTCATCAATCGCCGAGTCACTTCCGAGCTAAATCGTTTGCTCGGTTTTCAGCTCACAGATTCGTTCTGTGGGTTCAAGGCCTATCGAGTAGAGGCCGTTAAAAAGTTGGATGTGACCGAGACCGGCTACGCGATGCCGCTCGAGCTTTGGGTGGAAGCTGCTAAGGCCGGATTGAATATCGTCGAACTGCCGGTGCCCCTGATCTATTTGGACGAGAATCGATCTTTTGGCGGTGCGTTGGATGACGGTAGCACACGGCTGAACTATTATCATTTCGTCTTAGATCGCAGCCTTGCCCGTAGCGGCATGACCAGCACCGGTGCCCAGACCATGGCTTCGTGCTGA
- a CDS encoding Nif3-like dinuclear metal center hexameric protein: MAEPLILNSVCEFLERFAPRQLAESWDNVGLLVGDSTQSIDGIVTCLTVTSEVVDEAIEADADLIVTHHPFPFRSLKQITTDDTVGKMLLKLIQNKIAVYSPHTAFDSCAEGINHQLATGIGLTDVRPLVPVELLGVTEATPPVGTGRWGGFAEGSMSLARIAEMAKQVTRAPMVKVVGRGTAEIQTVAVGCGSSGELLTAAIEKKVGCLILGETSFHTCLEAKAQNVALILVGHYASERFAVEKLATILSEAFPTANVWSSRQETDPIHFA; this comes from the coding sequence GTGGCAGAACCCCTGATTCTGAACAGCGTTTGCGAGTTTCTAGAACGATTCGCCCCCCGGCAATTGGCCGAATCATGGGACAATGTGGGGTTGCTCGTGGGGGACTCTACGCAGTCGATCGACGGTATTGTGACCTGCCTGACAGTTACGTCGGAGGTTGTCGACGAAGCCATCGAAGCGGACGCTGATTTAATCGTTACGCACCATCCCTTCCCTTTCCGATCCCTCAAGCAGATTACCACCGACGACACCGTCGGAAAGATGCTCTTGAAGCTGATTCAGAACAAGATTGCTGTCTATAGCCCGCATACAGCGTTCGATTCATGTGCGGAAGGAATTAACCATCAACTGGCAACGGGTATCGGATTGACCGATGTACGACCATTGGTGCCGGTCGAACTGCTGGGCGTCACTGAGGCAACTCCTCCGGTTGGTACAGGACGTTGGGGAGGATTTGCCGAAGGGAGTATGTCGTTGGCCCGAATAGCCGAGATGGCCAAACAAGTTACCCGGGCCCCGATGGTCAAAGTTGTGGGTCGGGGAACGGCAGAGATTCAAACGGTGGCCGTTGGTTGTGGATCGTCTGGTGAACTTCTTACCGCCGCGATTGAGAAGAAGGTCGGCTGTCTGATTCTGGGAGAAACCAGTTTCCACACATGTCTCGAAGCCAAAGCTCAAAATGTCGCGTTAATACTCGTGGGTCATTATGCCAGCGAGAGATTTGCGGTAGAGAAACTGGCGACCATTCTGTCCGAGGCATTTCCTACGGCCAATGTGTGGAGCAGTCGACAAGAAACGGACCCCATTCACTTTGCATGA
- a CDS encoding sugar phosphate isomerase/epimerase family protein, which produces MIPLSVQLRSLRQPFRKALQTAGELKADAVEIDLRNEVRPEELTKTGIRHLKKVMADYNLKIASVSFPTRRGYNVLDDLDRRVAATKAAMTSAYALGAKVLVNHIGGIDQELSAETNTRLLEVLHDLARHADTCGVTFAAKTGQVDGPVMRQFLDQLPEGAIGVDFDPGALIINGFSAEESYQALAKYVVNVRGKDGVKDLARGRGIEVPLGRGTVDFPLLIASLEEARYRGFLCVEREHPENPVQEVSDGLEYLRNVQIP; this is translated from the coding sequence ATGATTCCACTGAGTGTCCAACTTCGCAGTCTTCGCCAACCGTTCCGCAAGGCCCTGCAAACGGCCGGTGAATTGAAAGCCGATGCCGTCGAAATCGACCTCCGGAATGAAGTTCGCCCGGAAGAACTCACCAAAACCGGGATCCGGCATCTCAAAAAGGTGATGGCCGACTACAATCTGAAAATTGCCTCGGTCAGCTTTCCGACCCGGCGTGGTTACAACGTACTAGACGATCTCGATCGTCGCGTTGCCGCCACGAAAGCTGCCATGACGTCCGCGTACGCTCTCGGTGCCAAGGTGTTGGTTAATCATATTGGGGGTATCGATCAAGAACTCTCAGCCGAGACCAACACCCGCCTGCTGGAAGTCCTGCATGACCTGGCGCGCCACGCCGATACTTGCGGCGTGACCTTTGCCGCTAAGACCGGCCAGGTCGATGGCCCTGTCATGCGACAATTCCTCGATCAACTTCCCGAAGGTGCAATTGGTGTCGACTTCGATCCCGGGGCACTTATCATCAACGGCTTCTCGGCTGAAGAATCATATCAGGCGCTTGCCAAATACGTGGTCAATGTTCGCGGCAAAGATGGCGTAAAAGATCTAGCGCGCGGACGAGGCATCGAAGTCCCGCTCGGCCGAGGCACGGTCGATTTTCCGCTGCTGATCGCTTCGCTCGAAGAAGCTCGCTATCGTGGGTTTCTTTGTGTCGAACGCGAGCACCCCGAGAATCCTGTGCAGGAAGTTTCGGATGGGCTTGAGTATCTACGAAATGTTCAGATCCCATGA
- a CDS encoding 16S rRNA (uracil(1498)-N(3))-methyltransferase, producing MSERFFIEHPSATEEVTFDEAESQHLAKVMRANVGDMVVGFDGKGTEFQIELTSVGKKKVVGTVRSQEEVSREASRRLTLAVALPKGDRQRWLVEKCVELGVARLVPLLTKRGVAQPVEKAIDRLRRAVIEASKQCERNHLMQVGQGQSLEEVLASRPAASFLLHPSGEAIHHDAIVPASEVLAIIGPEGGFTDEEVAEAAQHGCQVVSLGPRILRVETAALAMATLATAVPGP from the coding sequence ATGTCAGAACGTTTTTTTATCGAGCATCCGTCGGCGACGGAAGAAGTAACCTTCGATGAAGCCGAATCTCAGCACCTGGCCAAGGTCATGCGGGCGAACGTGGGTGATATGGTGGTTGGTTTTGACGGCAAAGGAACGGAGTTCCAGATTGAACTTACGTCGGTCGGGAAGAAGAAGGTCGTAGGAACTGTCCGAAGCCAAGAGGAAGTTTCTCGAGAAGCATCTCGCCGGCTGACCCTGGCAGTAGCGCTTCCGAAGGGAGATCGCCAACGCTGGCTGGTCGAGAAATGTGTCGAACTGGGCGTAGCACGGCTAGTTCCGCTGCTTACCAAGCGAGGCGTCGCCCAACCGGTAGAGAAGGCTATCGATCGGCTTCGCCGCGCGGTGATCGAAGCCAGTAAACAGTGCGAACGAAATCACCTGATGCAGGTCGGTCAGGGGCAATCGCTGGAAGAGGTTCTGGCCTCGCGACCTGCCGCTTCGTTCTTACTGCATCCCAGCGGGGAAGCGATCCACCATGATGCGATTGTCCCGGCCAGTGAGGTCTTGGCAATAATTGGTCCAGAAGGAGGCTTCACCGACGAAGAAGTGGCAGAAGCCGCCCAGCATGGTTGTCAGGTTGTAAGTCTTGGCCCGCGAATTCTTCGTGTTGAGACGGCAGCGCTTGCGATGGCTACTCTGGCAACGGCTGTGCCTGGTCCTTAG
- a CDS encoding AAA family ATPase, which produces MKTAGGFYRNNPMAGMPCAAVLAPLLTASSPQVIVARMSPFFESPAYLEAVARLEYALVRRDRVAVLTGPLGSGKSTLLDKWTSKLRREGSIVPYLQTPGTFEQDFLWELAIQLKADVGLATTPPELWFQIRERLTTYALEERPVVIVVDHVEEMAPETADLLLTLARLHCGATTGGSLILSVDSVNLRSFDVRLLKMADLKIELEAWSCEDVARFTQTYQDAFPDSRLTLDDAAIQAVSQHSEGLPRVISQILDLSRLAVEASDSQSVTPETVEAIREELL; this is translated from the coding sequence ATGAAGACAGCGGGCGGATTCTACCGAAACAATCCCATGGCAGGAATGCCCTGCGCGGCGGTGCTAGCACCGCTGCTGACAGCTAGCAGCCCACAAGTGATTGTCGCCCGTATGAGCCCATTTTTCGAGAGCCCTGCTTACCTGGAAGCCGTCGCCCGACTGGAGTACGCCCTTGTGCGCCGAGATCGCGTCGCGGTTTTGACGGGGCCTCTGGGAAGTGGTAAATCGACTCTGCTCGATAAGTGGACCTCCAAGCTTCGTCGCGAAGGATCGATCGTTCCCTATTTGCAGACTCCAGGGACGTTCGAACAAGACTTTCTATGGGAACTTGCCATCCAACTGAAAGCAGACGTTGGGCTGGCCACGACGCCACCGGAATTGTGGTTCCAGATTCGCGAACGGTTGACCACTTATGCCCTGGAAGAACGTCCAGTCGTAATCGTTGTCGACCATGTCGAAGAAATGGCCCCGGAAACGGCTGATCTCTTGCTGACCTTGGCCCGTTTGCATTGTGGAGCAACCACCGGAGGATCGCTAATTCTTTCGGTTGATAGCGTGAATCTTCGCTCGTTCGACGTGCGACTGCTGAAGATGGCTGACCTGAAGATCGAACTTGAGGCGTGGTCGTGTGAAGATGTCGCTCGCTTCACCCAAACCTACCAGGACGCTTTCCCCGACTCTCGTCTCACGCTGGACGACGCTGCGATCCAAGCGGTCTCACAGCACTCGGAAGGACTGCCTCGGGTGATTTCACAGATTCTCGACCTCTCGCGACTGGCCGTTGAAGCCAGTGATTCCCAATCGGTAACCCCCGAAACGGTAGAAGCAATTCGCGAAGAACTTCTCTAA
- a CDS encoding DUF6677 family protein, with product MSNDAGSASPTADQDPFAPVPVDLKNPATAIFLAWLIPGAGHLYQGRRGKGILFLVCILSIYFLGLSMGGGRVVYAKWDNEEKRLPLLCQLGVGLPTLPALAQSFLMRQKMEPIEIAGVRIMAPPIDGEMAELHRTYGYLFEMGTLYTMIAGLLNVLVIYDAGAGPVWMIPDSEKKRRAKKEDSGDNDTPESDAKTSRSDESSASV from the coding sequence ATGTCGAATGATGCCGGGTCTGCTTCCCCAACGGCGGACCAAGATCCTTTCGCTCCCGTCCCTGTGGACTTGAAGAATCCCGCCACAGCTATCTTCCTGGCATGGCTAATTCCAGGCGCAGGACACCTATATCAGGGTCGCCGTGGTAAGGGGATTTTGTTCCTAGTTTGCATCCTTTCGATCTATTTCCTGGGCCTGTCGATGGGCGGTGGTCGGGTCGTTTACGCAAAATGGGACAACGAGGAAAAGCGGCTTCCTTTGCTATGCCAGCTAGGCGTTGGCCTTCCCACGCTTCCGGCCCTGGCCCAATCATTTCTGATGCGTCAAAAAATGGAGCCCATCGAGATCGCCGGAGTCCGCATCATGGCCCCCCCTATCGATGGCGAAATGGCCGAGCTTCATCGCACCTACGGCTATCTGTTTGAGATGGGCACCCTGTACACCATGATCGCTGGGCTATTGAACGTACTGGTGATTTACGATGCCGGAGCAGGACCTGTGTGGATGATACCTGACTCTGAAAAGAAGAGACGAGCCAAAAAAGAAGACTCGGGAGACAACGATACGCCCGAGTCCGATGCGAAGACTTCCCGGTCGGACGAAAGCTCCGCGTCAGTCTAG